A window of Pullulanibacillus sp. KACC 23026 genomic DNA:
ATTATCGGAAGCGATCTTCAAGTGAAACAATATTTTCTTCCCGGCCCTGGCCATGAGACAGCCTTTTATTATTACTTTCTTAAAGATTGTCAGACTCTATCCAATCTTGTTACCTTTAATGGCAAAGCGTTTGATTGGCCAAGAGTAAAGACGCGTGTTCAGTTTGTAAGGGATCGGGTGCCAAAGCTCCCTGATTTTGGTCATTTTGATCTTCTCCATGCCTCCCGTCGTCTTTGGAAGCAGGAACTTGAATCTGTCCGATTATCAACAATTGAAGAAAAAAAACTTAATCTCGGACGGGATCTCGATGTTCCGGGGCACATGGCACCCTTCCTGTATTTTCAATTTCTTAAATCCCCGAAAGCCTCTTTAGTCGAAGGGGTGTTCGAACACAATTGCGAGGACATTCTAACATTAGTCACGCTTTATATTCACTTATCAAAACTGCTGCATCAAAAGGTCGAGGGGACAGCGATGGAACAATACCAATGCTGTCGCTGGCTGTTTCAATTAGGATTTTATGGTGAAGCACGCAGTTGGTTAGAGGCCCATTTGGAAAAGGTACAGATGAACAAAGAAGAGCACGCACATTGGATAGAGCTTCTTGCCTATACGTATAAGAAAGAACATTTATTAGATAAAGCCCATCATTTGTTTGAACAACTCGTATTAAATGACTGGTCGTGCAATTATAAACTATCTGAAGAGGTTGCTAAATACTACGAGCATCAAAAAAAAGATTATGAAAAGGCTCTCTTTTTTACAAAAAAAGCACAAATGTTTTTTGACAAGACGGTCTCTCTAAAAGGAAATGCGAGGGAGCATGAGCAAGAGGCACTTCAGCATCGACTTGATCGACTGCTATCAAAAAACGTGCTATAGCGGGAAATACCTTCATAATAGATTGTCCGGGCAAGCGCAAAAAGTGCCAAAAAAGTTAGGTTTTCGAGCCAAAACCACTCTTTCATACATGTGTGAATTGGAGAAAAAACCCTCTTTTGTCGAATGGTGTCTTCGGGTAAAATAAAACCTATGAAACTATCCTTCTGAGAAATAGAGGTGCCAGCCACCATGAGCCGCATTTTACTCGTTATGTTTTTTATCATGATCGGCGCTGTTTTGGTCGTAATGAAATCTATTTAATAGATGTAAAAAGTAAACATGCTTTTTCTTTATTTAAGCGGAAGTATACAGGCCATCTCAAAGGGCAAAAGGCGGGATGTCTTGTATATTTCCTCATGGTTATATTAAAACGACCGACAGTTGCAATTAGAATGTCTATCATAGGTCTTTCTTAACTTGTCATACTTTTACAATAATGAAATAATATAAAGGGGGAGTAAGATGAATGCCCTCGCTATTACAGGTTATAAGCCGCATGAACTTGGTATCTTTTCTGACAAACATCCAGGGATTGCGGTGATTAAATTCGCCCTGAAAAAACGCTTGATATCGTTCATTGAAGAAGGGGTCACATGGTTTATAACGAGTGGACAGCCCGGTGTTGAACTGTGGGCATCAGAAGTGGTGATTGAACTGCGTGAGGACTTTCCTGACATTCAGTTGGCTATCTTAACACCGTTTCTTGAACAAGAAACCCGTTGGCCAGAACACGCACAGATACACTATCAGGAAATACTCGCTCAGGCTGATTTTGTTGACAGTATTACAAAACGTCCTTATGAAAATCCTTCACAATTGCGTTTGAAGAATGAATTTATCATTCAGAAGACGGATGGACTATTAGTGATATATGATGATGAAACGGAAGGGACACCCAGCTTTTACTTGAAGCCTGCAAAGGTACGCGAAACCAATGACGGTTACCCGATCTACTTTTTGAACCGATATGATCTTGAAGCAGCAGAAGAGGAGATCCGAAACGCCCTTCCTGAGTCTTGGGATTAAAGAACAGAAGGGCACCGTTTTAGTTCCTTGAGAGCGCAGCAGAAAAAGAGTGACAAAAGGGCAAAGTATGACATACATAAATAAACCAAGTGATCGATTCTCGTATTTGTGTCAATTGACTTTTTGATCGTTGTTTGGAACAATAATTGGTATATGAGTACCAAATTTGAGGTGATGGGATTGGAAAATCGAGTGGTTCAATTAACGACAAAAGATATTTTAGAAAAAGAGTTTAAATCCGGTCTTCGCGGGTATTCTCCTGATGAGGTCGATCAATTTTTAGATGTTATTATTAAGGATTACGAGGCTTTTGAAGCAGAAATCCAAAGGCTTCGTCAAGAAAATCAAAAACTTAAGCAAGATATGACGCAACAACCTGTTGAGTCTAGACGTTCAAGCCTTGCACAAGGTCAAACGAATTACGATATTTTAAAACGGTTATCAAACTTGGAAAAACATGTATTTGGAAGCCGCTTAAACGATTAATTTGCATTTTATTAATTAACACTTGTATTTATGGAATTATAGTGGTATAATATATTCTTGTCACATGTTATTTGTGTTTGGGCAATTGCTGCGTCTCTTTGAAGGCGTAGAGGAAAGTCCATGCTCGCACGGTCTGAGATGATCGTAGTGTTCGTGCCTAGCGAAACAATAAGCTAGGGTAGCTGTTTTGACGGCTAACGGCAGGGGAAGCACCTAAGTCCTTTTTGGATATGGTCCAGTACCCTTGAAAGTGCCACAGTGACGGAGTTCTTTCGGAAACGGAAGAAGTGGAACGAGGTAAACCCCGCGAGCGAGAAACTCAAATTTGGTAGAGGAACTTCCTGGATGGAACTTGAACAGAAGGGGAGACAGATGCAAGGCATCTGTAGATAGATGATTGCCGCCTTTGTACGAGGGATTGCTCCCGTTTGCAGTACTTGGAACAGAACATGGCTTATAGAACACAAATAACCATTAATTTTGCTGTTTATAAAAGTCTTCAGTCCATGACTGGAGGCTTTTTTATTACGAACCGTTACTTTATTTTTCAGTAAAAGCATGTCTATAATACTAAAGGATTAGAAATTGTGGGAATGATTACGCCCCCCTTTTTCTGTTAAAAAGGAGGCAACAGAATGAAACTAATAGCAACAACGGCGATGGGTCTTGAAGCCATATGTGCCGATGAATTAAGAGCGCTTGGTTATACGGACCTTAAAGTTGAAAATGGCCGGATTCTATTTGAGGGAAATCCGCTTGATATCTGCCGGGCTAATTTATGGCTCCGTACAGCCGACCGGATCAAAGTTCTAATAGGTGAATTTAAAGCCACGAGTTTTGAAGAGCTTTTCGAACAAACCAAAGCCTTACCTTGGGCGGACTTTATACCAAAGGATGCCGAATTTCCGGTGACGGGTAAATCGGTTAAATCAAAATTGTTTAGTGTCCCAGATTGTCAAGCCATTGTGAAGAAGGCCATTGTTGAGCGACTAAAGGAAACGCATCGTATAGAATGGTTTGAAGAAACGGGTGCTTTTTATAAAATTGAAGTTGCCCTTCTTAAGGACATGGCAACCTTATCCATTGATGCTTCAGGTGCAGGGTTACATAAACGCGGTTACCGTTATCTGCATGGGGAAGCGCCGCTTAAGGAGACATTGGCAGCAGCCATGATCTATTTAACGAATTGGAAGCCAGACAGACCTTTTGTCGATCCTTTTTGTGGATCTGGTACCTTACCCATTGAAGCGGCCATGATTGGTCAAAATATTGCCCCAGGATTTAATCGTGATTTTATTTCTGAACAGTGGGAATGGATTGAACGCGCTGCTTGGGATCGTGCAAGGCAAGAAGTAGAGGATCTCGCCCGCTATAGTCAACCTTTAGATATTCAAGGATCCGATATCGATCATCGCATGGTAGAACTCTCACAAACTAATGCTCAAGAAGCCGGTTTTGGGGACATCATTCAATTTAAGCAAATGCAAGTGACCGACTTTACGACTAAGAAGGAATACGGTACTCTTGTTGCCAATCCTCCTTATGGTCAAAGGATTGGTGAAGAAGAAGAAGTCATCGCCATGTACCGGGCGATGGGCAAGGCGCTTCAGAAGTACGGGACTTGGTCCATGTATTTTATTACGGCCGACGAACAGTTTGAAAGCCATTTCGGTCGTAAAGCTACAAAAAAGCGCAAACTGTACAACGGCCGAATTCGCACCGATTATTATCAATATTGGGGAAAACGACCACCGAAAAAAGGTTAATTTGGGTGCAGGATTGCTTGTTTCGTGCCGCGTTTACCAAATCGATATACTTAAGCCGATTTTTCTATGGGCTTCAACAATTTTGTTGGAGTCCTTTTATTTACGCAAAAACGCTTAGAATTTGTTATTCTAATTTCTGGGGAGGTTATTCAACTCAGATGAAGATGAACTTGAAACTGCTTTAAATAGAGGGTCCATTTCTAAAAAGCTAGATGATTTATCTTTATTGAAGTGATAAAAATGAGAAACAAATAGACATTGAAGACTTTGCTTAAATCAGATTACTTAATGTAGATAAATGAATTTCAGAAAAAGAGAATTTATTTTAACTATTGTATTGATAAGCGCTTACATTACATTTATAATGTTACTAAACCGATTTACTAAATCGGTTTATCAAACTAGAGAAAGGGATCATCATTATGTGCAAGATCATCATTCCACTAAATGCTTATCGGCAATCTGAAATAGCTTCAAATGAATATGAAATGCTTTTTAAGGTCATTAAAGAGGCAGGGGCTTACGGTGTTGAACTGCGTCGCGAATTGCTTTCCCATTCGACTGAAACTCTAAAAAAAATTAAAACTAGTTTGGATAAATATGATTTATTCACGGTTTTTTCAGCTCCTATCTTTTTATGGAAAGACGATGGTGCTTTTAATCAAATTGAAATGGAAAACGTTTACGAAGAAGCGAGCCAAGTTCAGGCAGCCTGGATTAAAGTCTCCCTCGGCCATTATAAAAAAGACATGTCAGATTTAAATGTGCTAAATGAATTTATTAAGGATCATTCCACCCAGCTTCTTGTGGAAAACGATCAAACCTTGTTCGGAGGCAAGATCCAACCTTTAAAGCAATTCTTTGATCAAGCTGCCCTACAGTCGATGAATATAAAAATGACTTTTGACAGTGGTAATTGGTTATATACGAATGAAGACCCAATAGTAGCATTAAGTTACTTTTCCCCTCATGTTTTGTATTTGCATTTAAAGGACGTCGTCAATGAGAACAATCACTTAATCACGGCTCCTTTGTCATTAGAAGACCACTCCAATTGGAAACGCTTTGTTAAGGCATTTTCAGATGATGTTGTTAAGGCTTTAGAATTTCCGATTAACCCAATAGTAAAGACAAAAGATTATGTAGATTTGTTTGTTGAGAGGAAGGGGGAACAAGTATGAAACCATTAGAAGTGGTTACTTTTGGTGAAGCGATGGCCATGTTTATTGCTAATGAAGTAGGCGAACTGCGAGATGTTGATCATTACACACGAGGATTGGCTGGGGCAGAGGTTAATGTTGCGATAGGACTCGCTCGCCTTGGGTTTAAGTCTGGCTGGGTGAGTAAAGTTGGAAAGGATCCCTTTGGCGAGTATATTATCAAAAAACTCATTGAAGAAAAGGTGAATATCGATCAAGTTCTAATTGATAACACCTACCCGACAGGCTTTCAAATAAAATCAAAGGTCCTCTCAGGAGATCCTTCCGTTCACTATTTTAGAAAAGGATCTGCAGCCAGTCATTTGAATGTGACTGATTTTGATTCATCCTATTTTGAAAGCGCTAAACTATTGCATCTGACTGGGATTCCTCTCGCTATCTCAAATGAAACGAGAGAGTTTTCTCGTCATGCATTCACTTTTATGAAAGATTTAGGTCGTAGTGTTTCATTCGATCCTAATTTGCGTCCTAACCTTTGGAAAACAGAAGCCGAAATGATAGCCGTTACAAACGAGTTTGCCGCACAGGCTGACCTTTTTCTTCCAGGGCTTAACGAGGCGAAAATTCTTACCTCTTATGATAACCCCCGTGACATTGCTTTGTTTTATCTAGATAAAGGGGTTAACTGTGTGGTTGTTAAATTAGGAGAACAAGGGGCTTTTTATAAGACAAAAGCAGAAGAGGGAGTTGTACCGCCTTTACCTGTCGAAACAGTCATTGATACTGTTGGGGCAGGCGATGG
This region includes:
- a CDS encoding ribonuclease H-like domain-containing protein, with product MSLKKQLERYKKHLKHTAEMESPEISAAVNDLPSSTPVEKEPLLNEALQEAAMGLDATVKEFEDQAMLLKESVYPLSTKHGLYTFHEIYNAVDLWQEHYSQHPLSSHGLAAEDLLFFDTETTGLGAGAGHMIFLLGAGRIIGSDLQVKQYFLPGPGHETAFYYYFLKDCQTLSNLVTFNGKAFDWPRVKTRVQFVRDRVPKLPDFGHFDLLHASRRLWKQELESVRLSTIEEKKLNLGRDLDVPGHMAPFLYFQFLKSPKASLVEGVFEHNCEDILTLVTLYIHLSKLLHQKVEGTAMEQYQCCRWLFQLGFYGEARSWLEAHLEKVQMNKEEHAHWIELLAYTYKKEHLLDKAHHLFEQLVLNDWSCNYKLSEEVAKYYEHQKKDYEKALFFTKKAQMFFDKTVSLKGNAREHEQEALQHRLDRLLSKNVL
- a CDS encoding DUF1273 domain-containing protein; this encodes MNALAITGYKPHELGIFSDKHPGIAVIKFALKKRLISFIEEGVTWFITSGQPGVELWASEVVIELREDFPDIQLAILTPFLEQETRWPEHAQIHYQEILAQADFVDSITKRPYENPSQLRLKNEFIIQKTDGLLVIYDDETEGTPSFYLKPAKVRETNDGYPIYFLNRYDLEAAEEEIRNALPESWD
- the gpsB gene encoding cell division regulator GpsB, which encodes MGLENRVVQLTTKDILEKEFKSGLRGYSPDEVDQFLDVIIKDYEAFEAEIQRLRQENQKLKQDMTQQPVESRRSSLAQGQTNYDILKRLSNLEKHVFGSRLND
- a CDS encoding class I SAM-dependent RNA methyltransferase; translated protein: MKLIATTAMGLEAICADELRALGYTDLKVENGRILFEGNPLDICRANLWLRTADRIKVLIGEFKATSFEELFEQTKALPWADFIPKDAEFPVTGKSVKSKLFSVPDCQAIVKKAIVERLKETHRIEWFEETGAFYKIEVALLKDMATLSIDASGAGLHKRGYRYLHGEAPLKETLAAAMIYLTNWKPDRPFVDPFCGSGTLPIEAAMIGQNIAPGFNRDFISEQWEWIERAAWDRARQEVEDLARYSQPLDIQGSDIDHRMVELSQTNAQEAGFGDIIQFKQMQVTDFTTKKEYGTLVANPPYGQRIGEEEEVIAMYRAMGKALQKYGTWSMYFITADEQFESHFGRKATKKRKLYNGRIRTDYYQYWGKRPPKKG
- a CDS encoding TIM barrel protein — translated: MCKIIIPLNAYRQSEIASNEYEMLFKVIKEAGAYGVELRRELLSHSTETLKKIKTSLDKYDLFTVFSAPIFLWKDDGAFNQIEMENVYEEASQVQAAWIKVSLGHYKKDMSDLNVLNEFIKDHSTQLLVENDQTLFGGKIQPLKQFFDQAALQSMNIKMTFDSGNWLYTNEDPIVALSYFSPHVLYLHLKDVVNENNHLITAPLSLEDHSNWKRFVKAFSDDVVKALEFPINPIVKTKDYVDLFVERKGEQV
- a CDS encoding sugar kinase; the protein is MKPLEVVTFGEAMAMFIANEVGELRDVDHYTRGLAGAEVNVAIGLARLGFKSGWVSKVGKDPFGEYIIKKLIEEKVNIDQVLIDNTYPTGFQIKSKVLSGDPSVHYFRKGSAASHLNVTDFDSSYFESAKLLHLTGIPLAISNETREFSRHAFTFMKDLGRSVSFDPNLRPNLWKTEAEMIAVTNEFAAQADLFLPGLNEAKILTSYDNPRDIALFYLDKGVNCVVVKLGEQGAFYKTKAEEGVVPPLPVETVIDTVGAGDGFAVGVISGLLEDLPLREAVIRGNAIGAIAVQASGDHEGYPNKVQLNEFIQLKLKGVH